One Cervus canadensis isolate Bull #8, Minnesota chromosome 1, ASM1932006v1, whole genome shotgun sequence genomic window carries:
- the LOC122450021 gene encoding ATP synthase membrane subunit K, mitochondrial-like, translating to MAGPEADAQFHFTGIKKYFNSYTLTGRMNCVLATYRSIALIVLCFKLRSKKTPTVEAT from the coding sequence ATGGCAGGTCCAGAAGCTGATGCCCAGTTCCATTTCACTGGtatcaaaaaatatttcaacTCTTACACTCTCACAGGGAGAATGAATTGTGTGCTGGCCACATACAGAAGTATTGCTTTAATAGTCTTATGCTTCAAGTTAAGGTCTAAAAAAACTCCAACTGTGGAAGCAACATAA